The following nucleotide sequence is from Trifolium pratense cultivar HEN17-A07 linkage group LG2, ARS_RC_1.1, whole genome shotgun sequence.
GTACCCTTTCTAAAACATTACGAGTCAAGTTATGTGCTATATATATTTGGAGTACTTTTTAGTATGTCATAACCgatatttttaatgtttaaaCTGTGATATCAATGCAATAATTATGACCCTTTCTTTGGAACTTAAATTCAActggttaataaaaaaaaattatgacaaaTCGTTCGGGAGAATTCGAATTCAATTTTTGGTGGAAATAATTATTAgctagactttacttaccttgcAGGTGAGTTTTGAATTACCGAGGACCCTTTTCCCTAAATACCAGAGGCgtaatgcaacaaaaaaaattaataataggaAGCCTACTCATCCATCAGCTCCTCTCGTAGATCGGTGCAGTTTTTTGGGTACCAACATTCATTCTAAGATGTAGAGGTTGAAACTtcttattatataaatagttgGATGAAAAGATTGGATCGTTCCGGATTGTTATATTTTCTGTCTATTCCATCCAGTGCTCGTTCTGCGTCACATTTTGGGTTCGAACTCAAGTTTGAATACACACCAAcatgaaaattatattattagaaAGGATTTGCTGTCCGTCTAAATACCATAAAACTTAATAAGTTAATTGTCATGTGGGAGATACCTGATTTAAAACAAATAGAATTATAATTTATAgcagaaatttttaaaataattaaaatgtacgtagggatcggggttcgaaccccgatacTCCCACTATTTCaccttataaaaatgaaattctagcTACTAGGctattttaccaaaaaaataattaaaacattagtttttttgtagtaaacttctaattatttatttatctcttCCTTCTGAATTCTTGTAATatctattttcaatattatttataaatgaaattaataaagaatAGTTTAGGAAATTAAATCAtcattttgattaaaaaaaaattaaatacatttcTTGGGCATTAAAAGAATGAataaaatgaattttgtttAGGTGAATTAAGAGCATTAAGACATTAAAATGTATAGTAGACATTCCAACTAGGATGACACCAGTATTAGCGTTAATCTTAAAGAAAGTAAAATgatgaaaagaaaacaaagaaaacaaaatagaagaaaCTTCAAACTCTAGTCAATTCTAATAAAGAAACACTAATATTTGTCAGTACCAACTAGAGTTTTATAAGTTGGCGAATGAACCGACCTTCATCATGGATACAAGTCCACATACCATCAACTTCCTGCAACGAATGACAACAAACATTAACGACTCTTTCGAGTCAAACAATCCAAAGTCAAATATAATAGACATCACGGGGgttcgggagagaaaacatcatccTAAATTATCTTACACGAGCCCAAGCTAACAAATAGCccaaaatttgataaaattataagCCCATTTTTGAAGTTTGGTTTTTAGGCCCCAAACGTTACTCTGAAGCCCCCAGGTCTGTCCAAAATGCCCTTGATAAGAGATTCAGAACTTAGAATCCGAAATTAAGTTGTTTTGGTTCGTATGTTCCGAACCTAAAAGGTATCAActcgttcttcttcttcccaCGACAAAACCCTCTTCATCTCTCTCATCATCATAGATCCCAAAGCTAATTCTATTTTGGATTCTAGGATACAAATTAAACTGGGTTAAAATGCCGagtatttttggatttttgagGGGTCTATGAGCAAGACATGGGGCCTAAACAGCAATTTCCCCCATTTTTTGGTAAGAAATTATCAATAGATCTTAGAAAATCTCACTTCTAGCCCCCAACATTACTCCCAGACCTCCCATaaactcaattttatcatcTGAAACGCTAAGTTGACTATGAGAATTTATCAGTGCCAAATGAATCATTGATGTCACATTATTATTAActagtgatatttaattttagggtCTTAATGATGATATATCATCAAAAGAAGTCATTTAGGAAGTATACGTgaacttttgtaaaaaataaaggactaaaattgaaaattgaaaatttagatGGACTAAAATTCGAAGGAAGTTTTTAGAGAgattaaaaatgaaagttgGTATATTTAGAGGgactaaatatatttaacccttttatttttagttttaggTTAAATTGTACTTTTGGCCCCTTAAGTTTTAGAAAGTtacaattttggccccctatgtttcaaaatagcacttttggccccctatgtttagccccttttgcaaaatgtcaattttgaccaagtcaatgctGATGTGTTAAGTCACTTATGTGACTCAGTTGCCACATCAGCTTTGTTTTGTcacttataaattttttttaaaaaaacaaaataaggaaAGGAAGTGTTTGGTTTACGTCAGGCAAAGCTTATCTTTCTCAGAGGCAAGTGGTAATGGAAGGTTTGGGTCTTTGTTTGATGAAGACGGTGATGGCTTGCCGGTGGGTAATTCCGACGGGTTCATGGTGTAATGGAAGGTAGAAATGGAACAATCGTAAGTACTAATTAAATCCTTGTTAAAACGTAAGTACTGAATACCAACAATCGTTTTGGGTGGGAGATAAAATTATACAGATGACACTTTAGGGACAATAACAATTTAGAACTATCAATATTGAAATATTATGCATAAAATGAGTCATTTTGTTCAAATCTAGGTGCATTGCAATTTTTTGTGctctttttcttatttctttttgGGATATTACACTAACATCTTTACTTTTTTGGTGAAAACCTTTATGGTTGATTCGTTTGTagcttaagaaaaaataaaaatcgagTTTGTTTCTGCGTTTTTAGTTTTGTAAACTATGTTCTTTATAGGTCTATGGAAGAAGCATTGCCTCCGAGAAAGATAAGCTTCACCTAAAACGCTTcctttccttttttaaaaaaaataaattataagtgaCAAAACAAAGGtgatgtggcagctgagtcacttaagtgacttgtcaCATCAGCATTGACTTTATCAAAATTCATCTTTTGCAAAAAGGATTAAACATAGAgggtcaaaagtgctattttgaaacatagagggcaaaaatcgcaactttctaaaacttagggggccaaaaatgAAATTTAGCCTTAGTTTTAAGGAAACGACATGTTGGCTATAAGATTTGAGTATCACGAcaataaatgatataaaaaatataagaggaaaaaaattaaGGCGGTCAATATAAGaggaaaaaatttcaaaaattaaaatagagagccaaaatcgcacaatcaCAATACTTGAAAattaaaagtgcaattaagcTTATGCATAAACCTTTTGAGGTTTGAGAATAAGTTTTTGCCTTTAGCAGGTTCAATGGGCACACAACTTTAGCttctatttaaataaactaattaGATAAGCTTgttatcaaacaagcttataagctagtccaataaactataaactagcttattatatttaccaaacacacccttagtaggtttgttaaaaaaaaggacTCTCTTCATCCTCCATGCAAGCCTTGTTTTGGGGCataagttatggtgcataagccttgTTTATGCACACCATGCATAAAGACCCCTAGTTTGCTTAATGCGCCCCCTAGTTTGCTAGCACACCCCCCAGATTGCTTAGCGCCCCCCGTTTGtttagcgcgccccccatattgctAAGCATGCCCCCCACCCccaacataaataacacacaaaactaTTTCACAAACAGAATggttttggattacaaccctcTAAAACCATTCGACAGTAAAAATGTTTTGGCAttataagtacatctaatgtgaaaccattccacaacaaaaatggttttgggggcgcgcgagaaaatttgggggtgcgTGAGAAAAAATTTGGGGGCGTGCTAGAAAAtctgggggtgcgctaagcataTGGGGGCTAAGCAATTTGGGGGTGCgttaagcaattttcattatttatgcatggtgcataaggaaaaaGCTTATGCATCATAACCACTCccttattttgggtttttttgcatTGCCTATCATCAACTCGATCTTTTATAACAACTATTAAAATAATCTACAGTTGGAGAAAATTGTGGTTGGAGTGTGACTCTGAACTAGTGGTTACTACTTTCAAATCTCCTTATATTGTTTCTTGACaattaaatattgaatcatTGGTGGAATTTCGcaactaaactacttgacaaaaaaaaaatactgaatCATTAGTTGAATTGTTTTACTATCTAAAACTTGTAAACTTTGTATTTTActatttatcatatttataaAATGGTATTTTTAAATCTGGGTAGTTATTCGGGCTTTGGCAAAAAAGTTGGTATTTTTAAGGGTTACAAATGAGATTTTTAGTGATTAATTTAGGATAAAATGAAGAATTTTATTAgacaatttatatattatgttacatgtgaaattttttcagaCTCTATAATTTTTCTAGCTTCACCATTATGCAGATAAACTTGCTGATCAAACTTTTAACTTACATGATTTTACTTGGCCGAATgttgtttgtttctttattagGGAATAGGGAGGATTTTTTTCGTCATAGAAATGGTCTTCCCTTTTATGGGTCATTTCACTTATTATTTGTTGTCTAATATCAACTTTTCTAAccaatgtaaaaatatttaactcACATTTGATATTTCTCAACATTAATTCGCTATCGACTAATGAAAGTAGTTTGAgactaaaataacaaaacttttGGTGAGTAAGGCACATTAACGGTTACAAAAAGTTATGAGTATTATGAATACTTTATTACAACTCCATGCATTCTTATTTGTGCACATGTCATTCCCCTATAGCATTGCTTTCTTAAGCATTTCCACATTATAATCATCACCTAGAAACCATATAGTTTGATGATTCGGTATAGCTAGGACAAATGTATATAGTAATTCATACTATATGCTAGCTACAATATAATCATGACACATGAATTATTATAACAACTTTCCATTGGAGATAAACAAGGCTTATTCTTCACTCCTCTAATCTCATGACCTTTGCTTGAGGCCAAAGATGCATGGAAAGTTTTTACTACTTTCTAAATATGGAAAATCATGTAGGGATACAATATCATTAGAAATACTTACTTGCTTATAAATAGTAAGTTTCTAACTCATTCTTAttattggcttaaatgcagttttggtcccccaagtttcacaattgcttgattttggccccccgcgtttcaattgcttgattttaatcccctaagtttcacaattgctagattttagccctccaaatttcaattgctcgattttggtcctccaagtttacccccttttgcatttgctagccctcGTTGAactttttgattaaaaattggttatgtggcatttttatattaaataagtatttaaaaatatataaataaattacaaattgttttttaaaaactaaattataaaatatattttttattatatgtagtttataaaataattttgttatataaaaaagtaaaaaaaaaattatgaactattttttaaaaactttgtaaacttttttttaaataaaaaagaattattaaaccttttattaaaaaaacaatttttaaaacatttttataaaagcaaatattattattttttaattttttaattaaaacatattttaattttttttaaaatgtcacataagtaatttttagtcaaaaaaatcaatagggggctagcaaatgtaaaatggggtaaacttggggaccaaaatcgagcaattgaaacccggagggctaaaatcaagcaattgcgAAAcgtagggggttaaaatcaagcaattaaaacgtggggggccaaaatcaagcaattgtgaaacttgagggaccaaaactgcatttaagccctTATTATTTCATGTTTTCTAGTTTGAAACACCTTTTGGACTTGTCTTTCTATTATTGGAGGATTCCTAATTTCATCTAATGTAATCAAGCACTCTAATGGATTTGGTTGATCCTTTTTGTTAACTTGTATTGTAGCCCCCACAAGAAGCTATATATTAATTATGTAgtgatttatttttgttatcaaTAGTATTGCTTCAAAATGAAATACAACAAAAACCTATTATACCATTGAGTGCATATCTTTTTGGGTTCTTCtttctttaaaattaaatagtaaaaatttcTTCGCAAATTTAGCTCAATTGataaagaatatatatatatatatatatatatatatatatatatatatatatatatataagaacgAAATTTGAATTCCGGACATCctacttatccaccttaagggtgaaatttttagccatTAATTATTCGACCacagaataaattaaaaataatgctAGTATATATTGGTGTTATATTGTGGAGGGAATTAGAACCATTAGCTTTCTTTTAACTCTCATCCCAACCATCAAATTAGATAAACAATTCTTATGTTCTTTATTGTTTAAATGTTTTTTAGTACAATCCggtatttttgttctttgttctttattgttttaatttttttagtacaatccgttatttttgttctttattaATAATGTGAATAGGTACACTTGCAATTAAATATGCTTTGAGCACAATAAAATGGTgacaaaaatgttatttaaaccaCAAATCTTCACTCACTCCTACATTTTATGACAAACTTCTAATAAGGTCACTTTTTATAAATGTTTTAAGTTAAACACCTCTAACTACGAAGTTTTTATCTTCTATAAttctaaaaagaaaatacataacTTTGATATAAGTAATCAATCAATTCTTACAAGGACTACTTAAACCGTATAATCCTATACTTATACGGTCTCAAGGCCTTTTTCGTTTTAAGGTGAATTCGATTCATTTTGTAACATATATATTCGATCCAACTACTCAACTCATATTTGAAAAATTCTCTTTAGGTCCCTTAATATGTTTTAAGGTCTCCCAAATTTTCGAAACATGTTGAGGGACTTTAGAAAATATTGAACGGCCTTTCCTCGTACTTTTTTCAATTGGGTGGAATGGGGTTGTACCCAACCCATCATATCTTGTAGTGACATGTGCTCTTTATTTTGGTTATAAGATCCAATTTATCTATTCTTTACAAAGCTACAAATACAcacaattttatatatatatccatCAAAAATAGACCCAAACATTTGGTAAATGAATTCATATGACACCATAATAATCATATAAAAGTAACTTTTTATGATACTTATATGATAGCAACCCCATTTATTCCCCATGTAAATAAACAGATTATAAGGGGTTGCTAAACAAATCTAAATACACAAAAGAATGTAAAACATATAACACTCCAAGTGGAATACAAACCCAAATCACATCCAAACAATTTTAAACATATATGGTATATGGTAATTTATCACATAAAGAATTCCCAACTGAACTTAGAAGGATCTGaattattattcttattatcattattattattggccATTGAGGGAGTAGTTGTGGATGTGGATGGAAATGTGATTAATGGTGGGGTAGAATCAAATGTTTCCCATTTTGTAGTAACTACAACTCCTGAGGGTTGGTTTTGTTGTTCTTCAAATACTAATGAAAGTTCCTTTGAGTTGTTCCTAGGTTGTTCTTGTTGTTGCTCTTGAATTGGTACTATTGACCCATGATATCCATTTGAATGAATTTGTTGTGGTTGTTCTTGAATTGGTTCCAATCTTTTCCCATTTGAATGCTTTTGTGGAGATTGTTTTGGAGCTTGAACATCATTGCCATTTGTGATAGAATTCTTGACTTTTAGCATATCCAATGTTTCAACATACTTTTGAACTCTTCTTACCTtcaaaaagtttcaaattgttGAAAACCAATGACATTGAAGAACTTGTAAACAACAAAAgacccaaaaacaaaaaaacctaATACATAGTCATTTTAGTCCATAAATATCTAAGGCGGTGTTACTATAATTCTTGAATATATCAATAATTACACAAAATATCATCGAGTGTGTTTTTTGTTAATAAGTCTTAGAATTGGGACTTTTTAACCCACCTCCTCGCGCCCAACACCATTGGGCTTGGGGCACAGATATAAATGGCGGATGGCCTGAAACCTGATAGTAGGAGGTCCAGCGGATAGTGgaagagactctgataccattttaaaattagaaGTTTGGCTTAACTCAACTCTACAAAACCGACTTTTAAGGTGAAGATTTGCCTCTActatataaacatatattcacaACCAATGTGGAACAAATTGGTTAAAAGACAtagaaaacaataaaagacataTACGGAGACTGAACTGATTAACAAAAGATATATTCGTATAGTTTTTGTAACTTTAATGCATTCAGAAACTATTATGACAACggcttacaatttttttaaaaaaaaaactaacctttgaaaaaaaaaaaaataaataagaatgactatttataaaaataaacaaggCAAGTGCAAAATGCATAAAAAGTTACCTGCATTTTCCTTTGCAATTTGACATCTCCATCAGCAATTATACCATCCAATTTAAGCAATTGATTCATCAATAGTTCAATAAGACCAAGCACATCTGATTCCACAACTTTCCCACCTTTGCTAATTATTGATTCAAAGGCAGATACCTAATCAATTCCACTTACAAATTAGTACTCAATTCTCAACTACTACTCAAACATTTAATACAAACCAAACTCACtcataattatttgaaaatgaaaatacacAAAAAAGTACTAGAAAACCAAAACAAGACAATCACTAATTTAGTCATCAAATTGTAGgagtcaaaataattaaaattttcaatataaTGCAATAAATCAAATTGTTCGACGCATATAGTTTAAGTATTAAATTGACGATTCACTCATACGAAAACACATTAATTCTGCGAAGGACTAATGCAATAGATCAAATTGTACGATTCATATAGTTTCAGGACTAAATTGGTGATTCACTCAGACGAGAACACATACCCGTCCGGCAAGTCTATCTACTTCCAAG
It contains:
- the LOC123909512 gene encoding BAG family molecular chaperone regulator 3-like; protein product: MMRMRNNHNHSNKTNGVSSPISSGGCRTAEPGSNEWEMRPGGMLVQTRTTASDRNPVLVPTIRVRVKFRSIYHELNISSIASFGDLKKMLTGPTGLHHQDQKLFYKDKERDSKAFLDIVGVKDKSKLVLMEDPISQEKRALEIRKNAKMEKAAKSISQISLEVDRLAGRVSAFESIISKGGKVVESDVLGLIELLMNQLLKLDGIIADGDVKLQRKMQVRRVQKYVETLDMLKVKNSITNGNDVQAPKQSPQKHSNGKRLEPIQEQPQQIHSNGYHGSIVPIQEQQQEQPRNNSKELSLVFEEQQNQPSGVVVTTKWETFDSTPPLITFPSTSTTTPSMANNNNDNKNNNSDPSKFSWEFFM